The DNA sequence gtgaaCATCTGGGTGGAAAGTGCGCGGCAGCCGAGTGCAAAATGGCGGCGCGCATCCGGGTGTAAATGGCGATAGCCGGGTACAAATCCTACCCGAGTGGAATGTTGTCCGGATGAACAATAGCATcttatccggatatgttgtccggatgcCCTCCGATGGTGTATCCGGATGCCCTGTCCGGGTATACTCCTtgcatggattccaaagaactctcctcaatctcagattgctttggtgataaaaaagctatcaaaacaccaaaacttaacacattttttattaaaattgattgcaagggtccttaacatgccaattgagttaaaaggtgataactactactcaaaagtgtttaaaagagttaattaaaagctatgaaatatcactttttgagtagtaatcaaaatgttgacaatgaaaaatgatggtgattaatgtgttattttattttttattttggtagaaaaggaatttgaagataaCATGTAAGACAAGTTGAAACTTTGTAGATAACAAATAAAGACACATgacacatatacatatatacataatacatatatacatacatatatattagaatttggaactaaaaatcatagttaaaaattgaaaaagtttatttttatgaattatgtgatgaatttatatattaaaattatagttcattaatttgaatttattaaaacgTTAACATTCAGTGTTTTCATATAATATGATATAGATCAACTCTTTAGATCCTATTATCTTGCATAAAATTggatatataatattttatacttcatatttttattagatatttGCATCtgtacatatttttctatttatttttctttatataaaaaaactttcaataTATGgtatgaaaaaagagaaaaacgaTACATAATACGTTTTGTGAGTTAACAACTATAATTATTATATGTATTGAGCTAGATTTTGCAGCCTGCTCATGGTGGTTTTAGCCTTGTTATAAGGTTGTTCAATTGTTCCTTATGTTGTGGGGCATTTCTAGAGTCTTACACTTTAGATGTGTTGGagcaactattttttaaaatagattgtttatttttaaaaataaaaaatagttttctaaatttaaaaatacttttgataatttttattttataaagaattattttttgagaacttattttgaaaatagggttttaaaaatatattttaattatttttaattgtttttatttttatcttatttcatttgtttttttgggattattaaaaaattattatataaatataaagaatgattgaaaataaaacatttagacaaaatttatttataaaaaatatgaaaaaacataaaaaaaaattgagaatatttcaaatttagaaacaaaattttgttaaaataaatattatataattttttttgaaaaacgcTCCAAGCTTACACCACCAAAGAAAATTTACAATCTACTAGCTTTTGCTGTTTCCTAGgataatttaacattttaacATTTTACTTAATGATGAGATAGATCAAGGATTTAATCTTGATCTAATCTTCTTAATGAAGAGAATGAAAGTTAAGAGACACTTAGGATTACTTTTTGTAAGtatagtaaaaaataacttaatatttcaattaaatgaaagaaattattatttttttttaaatttaaagcatTCCTAGTCCTTATAGATTGGTATATTACAAAAttgaaacaataaaagaaatgaataataaaaggaataaaggagagagagggaagaaaaTTGCTTCTCAAGATTGGTATATCTCATTTATGGGGTGAGATACTCTCTTTTATAGTTTCACAAATGGAAcctagaattaaaattttatcacttCACAAATTAAGTAAatggaaatattttaatttacaaaactaAAGGTGGCGATCATCCTCTATTAATGGTCATTTATAGTATTCTTTCTTACCAGTCCatcatattaaaagaatatgcctattaaaaccttattagtaaaaaattctttgagaaaaacctaataaaagaaaaagagtacaacatttttataatttttttaagttgatcTTGGTTTGTTAGAATTACCTAGTTAAAAACTTGGTTAGTAAAAACTAATGAGATAAAatctcaataaagaaaaaaacagtaTAATATATTGGCATTCTTTTAGAAACACGCTCCCTTTCATGTTAATATCCTCATACTAATCTAATGATAGATCCTTGAGTTGacacattttaattttatgtattaatcttttgaatgttgaggttggtaatGACTTCATGAATAAATCTACTATATTATCACTTGAACTAATTTATTGAACATTAATTTCACCATTGTTTTGGAGTTATATGTACAAAAAAAACTTTTGTAGAATGTGCTTGGTTCTATCCATTAACCCCTCTTTGTCTGTGCAATAGAAATAACATTTATCTTCATATAATATTATTGGGTAGCCTTTGATCGAGGATAGCCCACATAATTTCCAAATATATTGGATCATAAATTTCAGTTATATTCACAACTTCCTTCATGAATTACAAGTATTTTTGAATTCTTTGAAGGTATATCCACCATTGTTTGCTCGACTAATCTCCATGAAACAGTAGTACCATcacaattaaacacataccctattTGTAACCTACCTTTATGCGGTTCTCAAAGGTATCTTACATATGCATACCCAAGTAATTGTAGATTTggttttcttaaataaaatagatttgtATTAATTGTTCCCCAAAGATAGCGTGATATATATTTGATACCATTCTAACGTTTTTGAGTTGAAGGAAACTATGTCTTGCTAGTAAAttgtaagaaaaaacaaagtatGTGTGTGTACAATTGGTAAGATACATAAGTGTACCACTTGCACTACTAAGGTATGATACTTTAGGACCAAGTAATGCTTCATTATTTTCACAAGGACAAAATTGGTTATTTTTCACTTCAAGTAATCAAACAACTATTGAAAAGCTTAAAGGATGTGCTTCATCCATATGAAAACGCTTTAGAATTTTCtcaatgtatgttgattgatgtactaaaactccatttgaaGAATGTTAAATCTGCAAGCCAagacaaattttgtttttgtaagatcttttacttcaaattcattttctaaataatttttagttcttgtgagctctttagGAATCCTAGTAAGATTAAATTATCAACATATACTGTAATAATTGcaaatatgatttttgatttttttttaataaaaatataatgacaTATAGAGTTATTTACATACCCTTTTTTTAGTAGGTAATTTGCTAAGATGATTGTATACCACATATATTTGGATTGCTTCAATTCATATAAGGACTGTTATAAGTTGATTGAATAAATGCTACAAGACTTTCTATTATTGGCTTTAGGAAATTTAAACCATTTAGGGATTGTTATGTATACATCATTCTTAGTAgatctatataaatatattataaaaatatccaTGAGATGTATATCTAGTCCTACtgtcaaattaattaaaaattaaagtatgaTTACGTTCATGATGGGATAATATGTTTTCTTGTAGTTAATACTAAATCTCTATGAGAAACATTGTGCTATTAATCGTTcttatatcttatgattttttttcttattgtgcTTTCCTTTTAATACCCATTTGTGCCTAATAAACTTTATGTCtttaggtgtttggactacaagtcacacttcttgttttattaatgagtttaattttgCCTACAtgaattcttttcattttgaccAATTATTTTTGTGTTAATATTCTTCTACATTTTATTGTTCAAGAtcctcatcatttcttatgatgtcaATTGGAAagctaaaatattatttaataacaatattattttgattttgtttttttttctctatgtgaacataacttattgagatctcaTTATTTTTAGGTGTCTATACTTCTTTAGGGGCTACTTATTCAATTTGTACCTCTTCAAGGCTTGTTCAATGTGTCTTTTTAGGGGTTATCTAATTTATTTGTGCTTCTTGGGAGGCTATGAGTTCACTAATTTTAGATTAATGTGTCATTTTTTTTGGGCTCTTCGAGAGTGTCAACTTTTCCTTATGTTTCCTTTTCTAGGGAATTGCATTCCTTGAGCTGATATGTTTGTCACTTTCAAgcatatcttagattcatttattaattatttgtggGGATATCAATCTGTATTGAAGTATTTGCAATTgagatatgtgactttgtcatttttttttatatcaatgaatgcatttgGAAATTGGTTTGcaagatttttcaaataaatgatcttttaaacttttagttcacattgatttctATGAGGATCAAAATGAGTTTCCTCTTTTGGGGAATTAGATTCTTTGAGTTGATAAGTTTATCACATTTCAAGCATATCTTggattcatttattcattattttgtagGGATATCAATCTATGTTGGAGTATTTGTAATTGGGATATTGACttaatttgtcattttttttatatcaatgaatgcatttgGAAATTAGTTTGcaagatttttcaaataaatgatCCTTTAAACTtttagttcacattgatttctATGAGGATCAAAATGAGTTTCCTCTTTTGGGGAATTAGATTCTTTGAGTTGATAAGTTTATCACATTTCAAGCATATCTTggattcatttattaattattttgtagGGATATCAATCTATGTTGGAGTATTTGTAATTGGGATATTGACttaatttgtcattttttttttactttagtcTTAAgctaataataattttgtgcAGTTTAggctatatttttttttctttacaaagcTTTTGttatgagaaaaatataaaattatttctagatattttttGGCTATAAAAGTGATCTTTATATTGCTTTTGGCTATATAATAACTTGTACACATCTAGCAATGATATTATTAAATGAGATTTGTGCATAGCTTCTGGAAatgaataagtaaaataatttgcTTGTAccatttgaatatatataaccAAGTAAATATGAATAGAAATATGCGAcatctattatatatatatatatatatatatatatatatatatatatatatattaacaactTTGACATAATAATAAACCAAATTATCTTCAAAGCAACTCATATTGATAATGtataataaaagaatataaaattcaaacaataaaagaaataaatcatGTACTGAAGAAAGGAGAGAGTAACAAGAAagaatgtttttcaaaatttgatctcTCTTTTGCAAGGTGGGAAACCATCATTTATAGATTCACAAATTAAACCTAAAGTTACAATTTTTTGCTTCATAATGAAgtaaatgtatatattttaatttacaaaactaATGGTGGTGGTCATCCACCATTAATAGCTATTCATAACAAGTAATAAGTTTTTAAGTCATATTAACTTGCAtaacatgaattattttgtgATGAAACAAAGATGCAAGATAAAGggaaaaacttcaaatttctaGACAGCCATAGAAGATTACATAAAGCATTTATTACAATCAATTGTCAAAATAGTCTtattatacatacatacatcaCCATCTTACATTTATTCAGCAGAAAATCCGGCGGAGATGGTAGACTTGCTCTGGTTCTAGAAAATTTGCTTCCCATTACTATAAATCCAAGCATGATCAAACTGCACCAATTATCAAAGCCAAAAGGAATAAATCTTGTAGTTATGGATGGTAATAAAGAGTTATTCTTGTGTTTGATTGTGGAACATATATGGgagataataattttatggaATATACTTTGAAGTTTAGGATTTAAATTAACCTATTTAGTATATTAAGTAATCGATCAAATTTACCAAATGCATAGTGGGAGGcaagagaaatggaaaaaagtaaatgagtagaacaaagaaaaacaaatgattaGGAGAATTAAAATACCATGCAATTGTTGCAATAGATTAATGTGTGTGGTTATGGATGCaatagaaaagaagagaaagctATGTTAGAAATAGAATTACCTGCATGTAACATGAGCGACAAGAGTGAAGTGTGATGACCAATCTTCACTCCCCTTCATATTTGACTATTGGGATATGAGATATTTTTTGTCGATCCTCTCCAATATCCTGTTGGTAGCGCTGCTGTAGGAAATCGGAATCTGCGATGACTAGTTCCTGCAATGGTGTCCTCTGGAGCACATGGTCAGGTAGCCCCTCCAGCTTTGGGCATCCAAGGATTTTCAAGTAACTAAGACATGACATTATTGAtttctcttcatcttcttcttcttcttcttcttcttcttcttcttcttcttcttttacttcCCACTTTTCCCACTCTTTCATGTCATGAAAAGTGAGTTTCTTCAGCTTTGGAAATGCAATTCTTGATGATGATCCCAAAAACTCGCCACCAATGTGTTTCACACTTCCCATATCCGTTATTTCCAGCTTCTCTAGGACAGGAAGTTCCCCCAATGGAGGCATACGTAGGCATTTGCTGCAATACGAGAGTGCAAGATTTTTCAGCTGGGTTAATGGTGACCTCATCATCCAACCATGCCATTCTGTATCACCATACCGTTGTATAGATAGAGATTTCAAGTTTGGATGGGGTTCTAGAGCTGCAGCCACACCCTTCGTCCCCTCCTTTCCATCAAAGTCCAAAGTCAAATGTTGGAGGTGTATCTTATTCTTCAATTCTGCTTTTTGGGCCTCCCTTTCATCTTCCACTTTCCACAACACTCTTATTCCAAGTGCCCCTCTAAGGTTGTTCAAGTTTCTCAAATCTCCTATTTTGCATTTATTGTCACCATCACTACTTACAACGAATTCATTCAACGTTTGAAGAGAGGTTAATCTTGAAATTCCTTTTGGCAAATACTCTAGAGTAGTCAGCAAATTTTGCAGATGCCTCAGGTTAGTAAGTTTACCCATTGCTTGTGGTAGTTGTATAAGAGAAACAcatccaaaaatatttaaggtttgtaaattatataaatCACAAATTGTTTCAGGCAATTCTCTCAAGCTTCCACAATATGATAAATCAAGGTATTTTAAATGTATCAATTTCCCTAGTGCATTAGGAAGTTTCACAATCAAAGGACTCCATTGCAAATCCAATGCCCTTAGGCATGTCAGATACGGGAAGAAATTAGGTAGGTCTTCATCTAAGCTTGAAATGACTACAAATGCGAACAAGAGGGTGTGTAGATTCTTCATTTTATAAGCGGAGGCAAAGTTCGGGTCCCAAGGTTGTCTAGTTAAGGTGGCATGACGAATTGTTTGGAAGGATATCTTTGTTCTCTCTTCTTCTGCATTGTCAACGCTCATAATAAAGCATTCATTCATAGTCAAAAGTTGAGCAAAATCATGCACTATGTCATGCATCTTACAACTTactatatcatcatcatcatcatccttttGAAAATCTTGGAAGAAAGACCCAGCTGCTAAATAGTCGAAGTACTCTCTACCAACTGTCTCCATCTCTTTACTTCCTTCAGAGTTGAGATAGTTTTGTGCCATCCACAACTGGATCAACTTATCTACTCGAATATCAGCGTCTTTTGGAAAGACAGCACAATATGAGAAGCAACGTTTAATCGCAGGGGGTAGATCATAATAACTGAGCAACAAAGCCGGGAAAAGATCTCTCTCAAACACATCCAGCTGCCATACTTCACTATTCAAAACATTCTTccattcttcctttttattttttaagcgCATGAGATTCCCCAATGTTTTTATAGCGAGTGGCAAGCCCTTGCATTTGTCTGCTATTCTGTCACCAATTTCTTTTAGTTCTTCGACTTGCTCCCTACTCTTCCCAAAAAAAGCTATTTGATGGAATAACACTTGAGCATGCTGCGGAGACAATTCCCCTATTGGATGCTTGTATGCAGTTCCCATCATCTTAGCAACATTATCTTTACGCGTGGTCACCAGAATTCTACTCCCTCCTACTGCACCGTAGTTGAGAGTGTTCTTCAGTTGCTCCCACAATCGATAGTCTTCAGTCCACATGTCATCTAGCACAAGAAGGAATTTCTGTCCGGCAATACATGTTTGAATTTCTTGTTGTACGGCTTCCAAATCATGGAGATTACAAGGCTTTTTTTGGAGGGTTTCAACAATAGCCCTACAAACTCTGATTGGGTCAAAAGGATCAGAGACACAGACCCAAATTCTTTCATCAAAATGGGCCTTCACCTCTTGGTGGTTGTAGGCTAGTTGAGCAAGAGTTGTTTTGCCCATGCCTCCCGTCCCAACTATGGCGATGATGTAGAGCCTTGATTTCTCTTCATCATTCTCACTCAACAGACGGCCTAATATGGCGTTTACATCCGTATCTCGACCATATACCTCCGAAACGTCAATTGCAGAGGTGGTTATAAGTCGCTGTGGCTCCTGGGTCCCACTTGAGATAAAATTAAACCGGGTTCTTTCACTTGCAATGACATCTAGTTGTTGTTTTAAGTCCTTAATCTTAAGAGCAATGTCACGACGAGAAGCAACTTGCTTGAAACAAAAACAAGGGGAGGGAATGCAGGAGCTTACCTTATTCTTAGACATGGAAGCATTTTCAGCTCCCTCCATCTGTAATTGGAGAATAGCAGTGCTCCACTCATCCAGCACGTCGTCCATTTGGTAGGCCATGTCTTTCAGCCTCTCCAACCAACCTTGGACAGATTTTTCCTTCACTTGTCTGCGCTCTGCGTCCTCAAGAACATCTCGGACGGATCGGAGTGTATCTGTGAGGCTTTGGACTTCTGCTTCAACACCCAGAACCAGAGTAAGTTCATCACGAATCTGTTCTTCCACAACGGAAGCCAAGCGCGTCAAGACGATAGAAAGGAGGGCGTGAGCCATAAGGGGGTGATGAATGAGGCGAGATTTGATGGATTAATTAAGGGTGAATGAAGGCAAGTGAGAGAGCTGCTGGATCTAATCACACTGATAAAGAGGCACAGCCATACAAACCGAAGAGTTGacttaatcataaaaaattttcttcagAAAAAGGAATTTTGTAACAAATTTTTTCTGACTTTTCTCCCTTCCCTCTCTTATTTTATTCACTTTCCCTTTCTCGTAAAATTTGGTAAACTACACCCTTGATGCGTTGTCCTTATCCATTATTTTCAACACGGTTTTTtgagttcttatatttttttgtaacgTTATCTGTTAGGTGAGATTACAATAAAATAAGTCTACCAGCAAGTATGAACATCTTGCTTTCCTTTTAATCTCATCTTCATGCATGTATGGTCAAATTTTGATCGCTTTCAAGATGAGCTGTGAAACTATAAATTAAGCTATTCCAAGTTGCAATTAATATTATAGATTATTACATTTCCCTTAAAATAATTCTGATTGAATAGTCTGACTAAACTTGTTGCATTGACACACGACCATTTCAATGTCTGAAATGAATTCACAGTGTTTGATGACTTgacaaaataattcatttttctaattattcttacaagtaaatatatatatatatatatatatatatatatatatatatatatatatatatatatatatatatatatatatataatttttataataagagAGAGACTTCTATAACTAAGGTAGCTTTCCTAAGaggatttataatttattttttgtcaaaaattcatgacatgatttttattttcctaatttctactttctttttatgattataCCAAGCATGACCGTTGAGGTagcaaaaatttcaaacaattggttaaattcattaattcattattattcTTCCCATTccaagttttgaaaagatttaaaaGATGTTCGACACcttattaaagtaattttatttattgtaaaaaaattatgagaaaaataatgtgATGTGTTAAATGAAGAGTTTGATAATTTTACAGTGGAAGCATGGAGTTTTATTAGttctttttagaaatttaaacaaaaatgtttatgtattataaaaagaaaggaataataaatatgttaaaattaaagaaaacaaatattatttaagaaaaaataaaatattattaacaaattgtttttaacttatgaaaatattgattggagtggatttttttattgtacaattttttatgtacactttttttaaaaaaaaattttatgtacaaatgaaaatatatatttgattatgtacaattttttttattgtttctattaTGTCATTCTATCCTTTTGAAACTCCCTTGATTATTTAGAGTAAGAATGGATATGGATGTCTAATTTCCCTTGAACACATTCTTTGACAAAGAT is a window from the Vitis riparia cultivar Riparia Gloire de Montpellier isolate 1030 chromosome 9, EGFV_Vit.rip_1.0, whole genome shotgun sequence genome containing:
- the LOC117921983 gene encoding putative disease resistance protein RGA4, which gives rise to MAHALLSIVLTRLASVVEEQIRDELTLVLGVEAEVQSLTDTLRSVRDVLEDAERRQVKEKSVQGWLERLKDMAYQMDDVLDEWSTAILQLQMEGAENASMSKNKVSSCIPSPCFCFKQVASRRDIALKIKDLKQQLDVIASERTRFNFISSGTQEPQRLITTSAIDVSEVYGRDTDVNAILGRLLSENDEEKSRLYIIAIVGTGGMGKTTLAQLAYNHQEVKAHFDERIWVCVSDPFDPIRVCRAIVETLQKKPCNLHDLEAVQQEIQTCIAGQKFLLVLDDMWTEDYRLWEQLKNTLNYGAVGGSRILVTTRKDNVAKMMGTAYKHPIGELSPQHAQVLFHQIAFFGKSREQVEELKEIGDRIADKCKGLPLAIKTLGNLMRLKNKKEEWKNVLNSEVWQLDVFERDLFPALLLSYYDLPPAIKRCFSYCAVFPKDADIRVDKLIQLWMAQNYLNSEGSKEMETVGREYFDYLAAGSFFQDFQKDDDDDDIVSCKMHDIVHDFAQLLTMNECFIMSVDNAEEERTKISFQTIRHATLTRQPWDPNFASAYKMKNLHTLLFAFVVISSLDEDLPNFFPYLTCLRALDLQWSPLIVKLPNALGKLIHLKYLDLSYCGSLRELPETICDLYNLQTLNIFGCVSLIQLPQAMGKLTNLRHLQNLLTTLEYLPKGISRLTSLQTLNEFVVSSDGDNKCKIGDLRNLNNLRGALGIRVLWKVEDEREAQKAELKNKIHLQHLTLDFDGKEGTKGVAAALEPHPNLKSLSIQRYGDTEWHGWMMRSPLTQLKNLALSYCSKCLRMPPLGELPVLEKLEITDMGSVKHIGGEFLGSSSRIAFPKLKKLTFHDMKEWEKWEVKEEEEEEEEEEEEEDEEKSIMSCLSYLKILGCPKLEGLPDHVLQRTPLQELVIADSDFLQQRYQQDIGEDRQKISHIPIVKYEGE